From one Lysinibacillus sp. G4S2 genomic stretch:
- a CDS encoding acyl-CoA dehydrogenase family protein has protein sequence MTHWMFNEEHNMFRNSVRKFVEREIVPFVGEWETAGEVPRSIFERLGQLGYLGTKFPVEYGGAGSDLIMDAIFNEELTKCGSSGIGASIVAHIGIALTPLWRFGNDEQKIKYLKPGIEGKKIAALGITEPNTGSDVSSITTRAVDKGDHYLLNGSKTFITNGVNADFVIVAAKTADGPGHRSMSLLIVETDWEGFSVGKKLEKLGWHGSDTGELFFENIKVPKENLIGTVNEGFKYVMINFQWERLTMALSSITLAEKALEEAIRYSKERLQFGGPLTQFQVLRHKMVDMAVEIEKARHITYRAIYQYDKGNDVTTEATMAKAYSAEMVSRVCDQALQIHGGNGYMMDYPIQRYWRDARIQSIGGGTTQIMNEILTKKLQITSN, from the coding sequence ATGACCCACTGGATGTTTAATGAAGAACATAACATGTTTCGTAATTCGGTAAGGAAATTCGTAGAAAGGGAAATTGTTCCATTTGTTGGCGAATGGGAAACAGCGGGAGAAGTTCCGAGAAGTATATTTGAAAGACTGGGGCAATTAGGGTACTTGGGAACTAAGTTTCCTGTAGAGTACGGAGGTGCAGGGTCTGATCTTATAATGGATGCTATTTTTAATGAAGAGCTAACAAAGTGCGGATCGAGTGGGATAGGTGCTTCAATTGTTGCTCATATCGGAATTGCATTAACTCCTCTTTGGCGTTTTGGTAATGATGAGCAGAAGATAAAATACTTGAAACCAGGAATTGAAGGAAAAAAAATTGCCGCATTAGGTATAACTGAGCCGAATACTGGAAGTGATGTGTCTTCAATAACTACAAGAGCGGTAGATAAAGGTGATCATTATCTCTTAAATGGTTCTAAAACTTTTATTACAAATGGGGTTAACGCTGACTTTGTAATTGTAGCTGCAAAAACTGCTGATGGTCCAGGGCATCGTAGTATGAGCCTTTTAATAGTAGAAACAGATTGGGAAGGTTTCTCTGTAGGAAAGAAACTTGAAAAATTGGGCTGGCATGGATCTGATACGGGTGAATTGTTTTTTGAAAATATAAAAGTACCTAAAGAGAATTTGATTGGTACTGTGAATGAAGGATTTAAATATGTAATGATTAATTTCCAATGGGAAAGATTAACGATGGCTCTTTCTAGTATTACACTAGCCGAAAAGGCACTAGAAGAGGCTATTCGATATAGTAAAGAACGATTACAATTCGGCGGACCACTAACTCAATTCCAAGTACTTCGACATAAGATGGTAGATATGGCCGTTGAAATTGAAAAAGCAAGACATATTACGTATCGAGCGATTTATCAATATGACAAAGGCAACGATGTAACAACAGAAGCAACAATGGCAAAAGCATATTCGGCAGAAATGGTAAGTAGAGTATGTGACCAAGCCCTTCAAATTCACGGCGGAAATGGTTATATGATGGATTATCCTATTCAACGCTATTGGCGTGATGCACGCATTCAATCTATCGGTGGAGGAACAACACAAATCATGAATGAAATATTAACAAAAAAACTTCAAATTACGTCGAATTAA
- a CDS encoding long-chain fatty acid--CoA ligase gives MNVGYLVNRVESRIQTISPEKIALKLESNETWTYGDLNRISNQYAHSLQQMGIVKGDRVGILLYNCLEYFALYFAIAKLGAIAVRINFRLSSEEFKYILNDSGTKILCLHSSLQGKIEPIKSSIKVREYVCLENENITSANWTNSWDVLEKGSPSEVKGIDIDKSDPVMLMYTSGTTGRPKGALWSHENTLWFANMQILKWGINEQSIAMSTGPLYHVGAMEDISLSVLMMGGTVILTRSGGFDIERVLSTVEQEKVTDILLFPFMVYNMLNVSDLSIYDFTSLKRIFSGGDPVVPWAIEQLHYLFPHIDFVQVYGLTEGTPVAASLDPQDVKLKGHSVGKPMPFTEIKIVDDQGNVLSYGNVGEVCIKSPSVSMGYWRKPEETASTFVNGWCHTGDLGYLDKDGYLTISGRKKDMIRSGGENIYAVEVEDVLIRHTAIHDVAVIGIPDPKYIEVVCAIIVLKQGEVISEKEILAFIDGKIAGYKKPKQIIFVDELPRTPSGKIQKFILREQFS, from the coding sequence ATGAATGTTGGCTATTTAGTTAACAGAGTTGAAAGTAGGATTCAAACAATATCTCCTGAAAAAATTGCATTAAAATTAGAGTCCAATGAAACTTGGACATATGGTGATCTAAATCGAATTTCGAATCAATATGCTCATTCACTACAACAAATGGGCATTGTAAAAGGTGATAGAGTAGGGATCCTTTTATATAACTGCCTCGAGTATTTTGCTCTTTATTTTGCAATCGCCAAGCTAGGTGCAATCGCAGTTAGAATAAATTTTAGATTATCTAGTGAAGAGTTTAAATATATTTTGAATGATTCTGGAACTAAGATCCTTTGTCTTCATTCAAGTCTTCAAGGCAAAATAGAACCTATTAAAAGTTCAATTAAAGTAAGAGAGTATGTATGCCTTGAAAATGAGAATATTACTTCCGCAAACTGGACAAATAGTTGGGATGTATTAGAAAAAGGTAGTCCATCCGAAGTTAAAGGAATAGACATTGATAAATCTGATCCAGTCATGTTGATGTATACATCAGGTACTACAGGTCGACCTAAAGGTGCGCTTTGGTCACATGAGAATACGTTATGGTTTGCAAATATGCAAATACTCAAATGGGGAATTAATGAACAATCTATCGCAATGTCAACGGGACCTCTTTATCATGTTGGAGCGATGGAAGATATTTCGTTATCCGTTTTAATGATGGGCGGAACAGTGATACTAACAAGGAGTGGGGGATTTGATATTGAGAGAGTATTGTCTACTGTCGAACAAGAAAAAGTGACAGATATTTTACTTTTTCCCTTTATGGTATATAACATGCTAAATGTAAGTGATCTTTCTATTTATGATTTTACAAGCTTGAAGCGGATCTTTTCAGGGGGAGACCCCGTTGTACCTTGGGCAATTGAACAATTACATTACTTATTTCCACATATTGATTTTGTGCAAGTTTATGGGCTTACAGAGGGGACCCCTGTAGCAGCTTCGTTAGATCCACAAGATGTGAAATTGAAAGGACATTCAGTAGGGAAGCCAATGCCGTTTACAGAAATTAAAATTGTGGATGATCAAGGAAATGTTTTGAGCTATGGAAATGTAGGAGAAGTTTGCATTAAGAGTCCGTCAGTATCAATGGGATACTGGAGGAAACCAGAAGAGACAGCGAGTACATTTGTGAATGGGTGGTGTCATACTGGAGACTTAGGGTATTTGGATAAAGATGGATACTTAACTATATCTGGCCGGAAAAAAGATATGATTCGTAGCGGTGGTGAAAATATTTATGCGGTAGAGGTTGAAGACGTACTAATTCGGCATACGGCTATACATGATGTAGCTGTAATTGGTATTCCAGATCCAAAATATATCGAGGTAGTATGCGCAATAATTGTTTTAAAACAAGGTGAGGTAATATCTGAAAAAGAAATTTTAGCATTTATAGATGGAAAAATCGCAGGTTACAAAAAACCAAAGCAAATTATTTTTGTAGATGAACTTCCTAGAACTCCTTCAGGGAAAATTCAAAAGTTTATATTGAGAGAACAATTTAGTTGA
- a CDS encoding long-chain fatty acid--CoA ligase encodes MINGIGSWLVKHSECKAEKTAIIYNDKRFTYRELNDRVNRLANSLMNLGVRKGDRVNALLFNRNELMEALFACAKIGAIFVPINYRLSVDEVEYVVHDSGGIIFIYDDRLETIVDGLKSRTSQIHFFIRVGESQTEKDLDFEKLLIQANNDEIEYVIGLKDAHMMMYTSGTTGRPKGAVLTHGNTQWNAINCLISLPIAEDMITLGVAPMFHIGGMNIFITPTLYKGGTVVLQDKFDPQSTLEIIEKEKITSLFLVPAMWLAITQYTKLDQYNLSSLKFNISGGAPCPLTIIEFFQKRGIPFFEGFGLTETAPMVCVLDSDNSMRKNGSVGKTPMHTDIKIVDIFDKEVPVGQVGELIVRGPNIFIEYWNKPKATRDAIRKGWFYTGDLAKQDEEGFIYIVDRMKDMIITGGENVYPIEVEQVLFRHPNIKEVAIVGYPDEIWGESVKAVIALKNTNEQMSLLDVRKFCEGKLAHFKIPKQIELVEELPRNATGKVLKTNLRI; translated from the coding sequence ATGATAAATGGCATCGGTTCTTGGCTTGTTAAGCATAGTGAGTGCAAAGCAGAAAAAACTGCAATCATCTACAATGACAAACGATTTACTTATCGAGAATTGAATGACAGAGTGAATAGATTGGCAAATTCCCTGATGAATCTCGGCGTAAGAAAGGGTGATCGGGTTAATGCATTGCTCTTTAACAGAAATGAATTAATGGAAGCGTTGTTTGCTTGTGCGAAAATAGGTGCGATTTTTGTACCGATTAATTACCGATTGAGTGTTGATGAAGTCGAATATGTTGTTCATGATTCAGGTGGGATTATTTTCATTTATGATGATCGACTTGAAACTATTGTGGATGGGCTGAAATCAAGGACATCGCAAATACATTTTTTTATTCGCGTTGGAGAAAGTCAAACTGAAAAGGACTTAGATTTTGAAAAACTTCTCATTCAAGCAAATAACGATGAGATAGAGTATGTAATAGGTCTAAAAGATGCACACATGATGATGTATACATCAGGAACGACTGGAAGACCAAAAGGAGCAGTTTTAACACATGGTAATACACAATGGAATGCTATAAATTGTCTCATTAGCTTACCGATTGCCGAAGATATGATTACTTTAGGAGTAGCACCAATGTTTCACATCGGCGGGATGAATATATTTATTACACCTACATTGTATAAAGGTGGGACGGTAGTGTTGCAGGATAAATTTGATCCGCAATCTACGTTAGAGATCATTGAAAAAGAAAAAATAACATCGTTGTTTCTAGTCCCTGCAATGTGGCTTGCCATTACACAATACACGAAACTAGATCAATATAATTTAAGCTCTTTAAAATTTAATATTTCGGGTGGGGCTCCTTGTCCACTTACAATTATTGAATTTTTCCAGAAGCGAGGCATCCCATTCTTTGAAGGATTCGGGTTAACAGAAACGGCCCCTATGGTCTGCGTACTTGATAGTGATAATAGTATGAGGAAAAATGGTTCAGTAGGAAAAACTCCGATGCATACGGATATTAAAATTGTAGATATATTTGATAAAGAAGTACCAGTTGGGCAAGTCGGAGAGTTAATTGTGAGAGGACCTAATATCTTTATTGAATATTGGAATAAGCCGAAAGCAACAAGAGATGCAATTAGAAAGGGGTGGTTTTATACTGGGGATCTTGCTAAACAGGATGAAGAGGGCTTTATCTATATCGTAGATCGTATGAAAGATATGATAATTACTGGAGGAGAAAATGTCTATCCTATTGAGGTTGAGCAAGTATTATTCCGTCATCCAAATATAAAAGAGGTAGCTATTGTAGGATATCCAGATGAAATATGGGGTGAGTCTGTGAAAGCAGTTATTGCTTTGAAAAACACGAATGAGCAAATGAGTTTACTAGATGTACGCAAATTTTGCGAAGGAAAGTTGGCCCATTTTAAAATTCCAAAGCAAATTGAATTGGTTGAGGAATTACCTAGAAATGCAACTGGAAAAGTATTGAAAACAAATTTACGAATTTAG
- a CDS encoding AMP-binding protein — protein sequence MHQINQLLDYHASHTPNKEYLFTSSETLTYKDLYERVNALTYSLYSIGITKGDRVALYLRNKPEFLYTWFALNRIGAIMVPINTSLQKKEVSFILNDSEVVGLIGEGDAIKEVLNPAVSECQSIIFTITTGASQNGWISMESLLEKTSYLDCEIPDENDLSSILYTSGTTGNPKGVMCPHRYYFHLAKSAVEAVKFKETDRLLTYLPLFHMNAQILTVTASLVSGSSIVLLDKFQPNLFWQEIDKFKATVFFYLGSILPLLSKLTVSEEEKHNTLRLAVGAQANPKKIEEYETRWGLEMIELFGMTEGAGTINRVGNRKIGSCGKTFENHKVMIVDELGTPQLPLKSGEIIFTGPSLTLGYWNNTEETQKAYRNGWMYSGDIGYMDSDGYLYFLDRKKDIIRRNGENISSAEIEQVLLSHPDIWEVAAIPIPDDDRGEEIKVFIVTNPGVQIKPEKIIQWCETTMAKYKIPRYIEFRDSLPKTETQKIQKSILKKENSDVSINTWDRRKKSLNEVGEEY from the coding sequence TTGCATCAAATAAATCAATTATTAGATTATCATGCTAGTCATACACCAAATAAAGAGTATTTATTTACGAGTAGCGAGACTTTGACCTATAAAGATTTGTATGAACGTGTGAACGCTTTAACGTATTCACTTTATTCTATAGGTATTACTAAAGGAGATAGGGTGGCTTTGTATCTTCGAAATAAACCGGAGTTTTTATATACTTGGTTTGCCTTAAATCGAATAGGCGCAATTATGGTCCCTATCAATACTTCATTACAAAAAAAGGAAGTTTCTTTTATCTTGAATGATAGTGAAGTTGTAGGATTAATTGGTGAGGGTGATGCTATAAAAGAAGTATTAAATCCAGCGGTATCAGAATGTCAGTCGATAATATTTACTATTACTACAGGTGCATCTCAAAATGGCTGGATTTCTATGGAGAGTTTATTAGAGAAAACGAGTTATTTGGATTGTGAAATACCTGACGAAAATGATTTGTCCTCAATTTTATATACATCAGGCACTACAGGTAATCCGAAAGGGGTTATGTGCCCACATAGATACTACTTTCATTTGGCAAAATCCGCAGTTGAGGCAGTGAAGTTTAAAGAAACTGATCGCCTGTTAACCTACTTACCTCTCTTTCACATGAACGCTCAAATACTTACTGTAACTGCATCCCTCGTTTCAGGTTCGAGTATTGTTCTTTTAGATAAATTTCAACCGAACTTATTTTGGCAAGAGATAGATAAATTTAAAGCAACCGTTTTCTTTTATTTAGGATCTATTTTACCATTATTATCAAAATTGACAGTCTCTGAAGAGGAAAAGCATAACACACTACGTTTAGCGGTAGGAGCACAGGCGAACCCTAAAAAGATAGAAGAATATGAAACTAGATGGGGTTTGGAAATGATTGAGTTGTTCGGCATGACAGAAGGCGCTGGAACAATTAACCGAGTTGGAAATCGCAAAATTGGATCCTGTGGAAAAACGTTTGAAAACCACAAGGTCATGATTGTGGATGAATTAGGTACCCCTCAATTGCCACTTAAGTCAGGAGAAATCATTTTCACGGGTCCATCACTGACACTTGGGTACTGGAATAATACAGAAGAAACTCAAAAGGCTTATCGAAATGGTTGGATGTATTCAGGTGATATAGGATATATGGATTCGGATGGATATTTGTATTTTCTAGACAGAAAAAAAGATATCATCCGACGTAATGGGGAAAACATATCTTCGGCTGAAATAGAACAGGTATTATTATCGCATCCTGATATTTGGGAAGTAGCCGCAATTCCTATTCCTGATGACGATCGTGGTGAAGAAATTAAAGTTTTTATCGTCACTAATCCGGGAGTACAAATAAAACCGGAAAAAATCATCCAGTGGTGTGAGACTACGATGGCTAAATATAAAATCCCGCGGTACATCGAATTTCGAGATAGTTTACCTAAAACCGAAACACAAAAGATTCAAAAGTCGATTTTGAAAAAAGAAAATAGTGACGTAAGTATAAATACTTGGGATCGCCGAAAAAAATCACTGAATGAAGTGGGGGAAGAGTATTGA
- a CDS encoding UV damage repair protein UvrX, translating to MYENLPERSIICIDMKSFYASCMAMLEGLDVMTTPIAIVANFTQPGSVVLAASPPMKERFKIKTGNRRFEIPKHPDIKLFEPKMSFFIEMSMAITRLISKYVPPECIHIYSVDESFVDLSGTEKLWGSPEEAAKEIQRAILDQFNIPSAVGMGPNMLIAKLALDLEAKKTGFAKWTYEDIPKKLWPVRPLSEMWGIGKRMEANLNAMGIQTVGGLANTDLKELEKRFGVMGNQLYYHAWGIDLSTLGEPLITNGALSFGKGQMLMRDYHTRKEISVVLLEMCEDVMKRTRDAGYVGRTISIGLSYSRNAMTKGFHRSKTIAVPTSETLVMYKTCIELLDKHFAGEPARQLSVRISNLEREHSIQLDLFDDRKPQRQIIGPTMDAIRNRFGATSILRAVSFTEAGTAINRDHLVGGHLA from the coding sequence ATGTATGAAAACCTCCCTGAACGTTCCATTATATGTATTGATATGAAAAGTTTTTACGCTAGTTGCATGGCAATGCTTGAAGGTTTAGACGTCATGACAACCCCAATCGCAATCGTAGCTAATTTCACTCAACCTGGTAGCGTTGTCTTAGCTGCATCGCCACCTATGAAGGAGCGATTCAAGATAAAAACAGGAAATCGCCGTTTTGAAATACCCAAGCATCCAGACATAAAACTTTTTGAACCGAAGATGAGTTTCTTCATTGAAATGTCGATGGCTATCACTCGTCTTATTTCAAAGTATGTGCCGCCAGAGTGCATACATATTTATAGTGTCGATGAAAGTTTTGTTGATCTATCCGGTACTGAAAAGCTTTGGGGTTCACCTGAAGAAGCGGCTAAGGAAATACAAAGGGCTATTCTTGACCAATTTAATATACCTAGTGCAGTAGGCATGGGACCAAATATGTTAATAGCCAAATTAGCTTTAGACCTTGAAGCAAAGAAAACAGGCTTTGCTAAATGGACGTATGAAGATATTCCAAAAAAATTATGGCCAGTTCGCCCCCTTTCTGAAATGTGGGGCATAGGAAAACGAATGGAAGCAAATCTAAATGCTATGGGGATACAAACAGTCGGTGGTTTGGCTAATACAGATCTAAAAGAATTAGAAAAGCGCTTTGGTGTAATGGGCAATCAACTTTATTACCATGCATGGGGAATCGATTTATCCACATTAGGGGAGCCGTTAATAACAAATGGAGCTTTAAGTTTTGGGAAGGGCCAAATGCTGATGAGGGATTACCACACACGAAAAGAAATCTCTGTAGTGCTCCTTGAAATGTGTGAGGACGTAATGAAGCGAACGCGGGATGCAGGTTATGTTGGCCGTACAATTAGTATTGGTCTTTCTTATAGTCGAAACGCTATGACCAAAGGATTCCATCGTTCTAAAACGATTGCAGTACCAACAAGCGAAACACTGGTAATGTATAAAACTTGTATTGAATTACTGGATAAACATTTTGCAGGTGAACCAGCTCGGCAGTTATCTGTCCGAATATCCAACCTGGAAAGAGAGCATAGTATCCAATTAGATTTATTCGATGATCGTAAGCCACAGCGTCAAATAATCGGTCCTACAATGGATGCAATACGTAACAGGTTTGGAGCTACCTCAATATTAAGAGCAGTTTCTTTCACAGAAGCTGGTACAGCTATTAATCGAGATCACTTAGTTGGTGGTCATTTGGCATAG
- a CDS encoding YolD-like family protein, whose translation MIQDRGNIKWASMMLPEHLELLREFKQEHTEQRRELTEWELEELQKTIDQAFNQQLDIKLEVWKDYKITQWTGIIKSMNTNELILETLLKTKSIPIQSIQSAQLDADYYD comes from the coding sequence ATGATACAAGACAGGGGTAATATTAAATGGGCATCGATGATGTTGCCGGAGCATTTAGAGCTTCTTAGAGAGTTCAAACAAGAGCATACAGAACAGCGAAGAGAGTTGACTGAGTGGGAACTGGAAGAACTACAAAAAACAATTGATCAAGCTTTTAATCAGCAATTGGACATAAAATTAGAAGTGTGGAAGGACTACAAAATCACACAATGGACTGGAATAATTAAATCGATGAATACTAATGAACTCATACTTGAAACACTACTTAAAACGAAAAGTATTCCAATCCAAAGTATTCAATCAGCCCAACTGGATGCTGATTATTATGATTAA
- a CDS encoding AMP-binding protein has translation MKEQISIINRVAIGDVIRRTASKFGNKEAVIDGDKRYTYKDVYTHTNQVANYLSENLGLEKGDKVATLCLNSYEHIIAMYGIQKAGLVWVPINPSLTTSEVDYILQEANVRLVIGDAMLLKMHVSIMSPYEQLVTPDSDGASCFTKAYSSASVDEPDVHIEDRDIAQIMFTSGTTGNPKGVCISHIAVHMSSMANALEMKVEANDGIIAVMPYFHCAQHAFLQTFLLVGGKIVVSQKFDPIVFFETIQSEKITFIFALPIMYRALIFDPNRSKYDLSSLNKCLYAMAPMDQTTLRMGIEQLNAEFFLGTGQTEMYPATVVFKPQYQLTKVGNYWGEPSLINDAAIMDEEGRILGKHMVGEIVHRGPNVMSCYLNNPQATAEVQKFGWHHTGDLGYMDDDGLIVFVDRKKDMIKTGGENVASIQIEQVLLNCEHVENAVVVGLPHPVWIEAVTSFVKVKDGVTKEMIHAYCKANLAGFKVPKEIILVDEFPMTSTGKIQKQKLRAMYDKIYLTVK, from the coding sequence GTGAAAGAACAAATTTCGATTATCAATCGAGTAGCAATTGGTGATGTAATACGACGAACAGCGAGTAAGTTTGGAAACAAAGAGGCGGTTATTGACGGTGACAAACGCTACACTTATAAAGATGTGTATACGCACACAAATCAAGTCGCAAATTATTTATCAGAAAATCTTGGCTTGGAAAAAGGAGATAAAGTTGCAACGCTGTGCTTAAATTCATATGAGCATATAATTGCAATGTATGGCATTCAAAAAGCCGGCTTGGTATGGGTTCCCATAAACCCAAGCTTAACAACATCTGAAGTCGATTATATTTTACAAGAAGCCAATGTACGTCTTGTAATTGGTGATGCTATGTTACTAAAGATGCATGTATCCATTATGAGTCCTTATGAACAACTTGTGACACCAGACTCAGATGGGGCATCTTGTTTTACAAAGGCCTATAGCTCTGCCTCTGTGGATGAGCCTGATGTTCATATTGAAGATCGTGACATTGCTCAAATTATGTTTACAAGTGGTACAACAGGTAATCCCAAAGGTGTTTGTATTTCTCATATAGCTGTGCATATGTCTAGTATGGCAAATGCATTAGAAATGAAGGTAGAAGCTAATGATGGAATAATAGCGGTTATGCCTTATTTTCACTGTGCACAACATGCATTTTTACAAACGTTTTTACTAGTAGGTGGTAAAATTGTCGTTTCGCAAAAGTTTGACCCAATCGTCTTTTTTGAAACGATTCAATCTGAGAAGATTACGTTTATTTTTGCATTACCAATTATGTACCGTGCGCTTATTTTCGATCCAAATCGTTCAAAATATGATTTATCTTCCTTAAATAAATGCTTATATGCGATGGCTCCGATGGATCAAACGACTTTGCGTATGGGAATTGAACAATTGAATGCTGAATTTTTCCTAGGTACTGGACAAACAGAAATGTACCCCGCAACGGTTGTGTTTAAGCCACAATATCAGCTCACAAAGGTAGGGAATTACTGGGGTGAGCCAAGTCTCATTAATGATGCTGCGATTATGGATGAAGAGGGCCGTATACTAGGAAAGCATATGGTAGGTGAAATTGTTCATCGGGGTCCAAATGTCATGAGCTGTTATTTGAATAATCCACAGGCCACAGCGGAAGTACAAAAATTCGGCTGGCATCATACAGGAGATTTAGGTTATATGGATGATGATGGACTTATTGTTTTCGTTGATCGTAAGAAGGATATGATTAAAACAGGTGGAGAAAACGTAGCTTCTATTCAAATCGAGCAAGTGCTGTTGAATTGTGAGCATGTAGAAAATGCGGTTGTTGTTGGTCTTCCGCATCCTGTATGGATTGAAGCAGTCACATCCTTTGTGAAGGTGAAAGATGGCGTAACGAAGGAAATGATTCACGCTTACTGTAAGGCGAATTTAGCTGGTTTTAAAGTTCCAAAGGAAATTATTTTAGTAGATGAGTTCCCGATGACCTCTACAGGGAAAATTCAAAAGCAAAAGCTACGTGCAATGTATGACAAAATTTATTTGACAGTGAAATAA
- a CDS encoding MaoC/PaaZ C-terminal domain-containing protein, whose protein sequence is MFNKKFEHFEVNETWCSRGRTITESDIVMFSAFSGDWYPLHTDKEYAEKNTPFKQRIAHGMLILSVATGLQVMDPDIIVAFYGIENLRFIHPTFIDDTIHVELEVTDLLDKGNGTGVVTCNQKIVKQTGEPVTTGVIKVLVNKER, encoded by the coding sequence ATGTTTAATAAAAAATTTGAACACTTTGAAGTTAATGAAACATGGTGCTCTAGAGGTCGTACTATAACGGAATCGGATATCGTAATGTTTTCTGCATTTAGCGGAGATTGGTACCCGCTTCATACTGATAAGGAATATGCGGAAAAGAACACTCCTTTTAAACAAAGGATTGCGCATGGAATGCTTATTTTGTCAGTTGCAACTGGGCTTCAAGTAATGGATCCGGATATCATAGTCGCTTTTTATGGGATAGAAAATCTTCGTTTTATTCATCCAACATTCATAGATGATACGATTCATGTAGAACTAGAAGTAACTGATTTACTAGACAAAGGAAATGGTACAGGTGTTGTAACATGTAATCAAAAAATTGTTAAACAAACAGGTGAGCCTGTGACGACTGGGGTAATAAAGGTATTGGTAAATAAAGAGAGATAG
- a CDS encoding aconitate hydratase, whose product MIKADERQLLHKYLLLELAVKSLQVDYCKLEQFKMKMVFLPMMDSLLKDLRQEYFNLKRELAQKRIRVVGWQPVDEYFSDVQVATAGNDVVLRYANQALKSQVEKLLANHIRVALE is encoded by the coding sequence ATGATTAAAGCCGACGAAAGACAGTTACTTCATAAGTATCTTTTGTTAGAGCTAGCAGTTAAATCATTGCAGGTTGACTATTGTAAATTAGAGCAGTTTAAAATGAAAATGGTATTTCTTCCAATGATGGATTCATTGCTAAAGGATCTAAGACAAGAATATTTTAATCTCAAACGAGAACTTGCACAAAAACGTATACGAGTAGTAGGGTGGCAACCAGTAGATGAATACTTTAGTGACGTGCAAGTTGCCACTGCAGGTAATGATGTAGTACTCCGTTATGCAAATCAAGCTCTTAAATCACAGGTGGAAAAGTTGTTGGCTAATCATATACGTGTAGCTTTAGAATAA
- a CDS encoding transcriptional regulator: protein MKDKLIKAMQHNQLVNMVYISKSEVITKRCIQKQAKRTFILDNVLVIVSVVYKERGII, encoded by the coding sequence ATGAAAGATAAGTTAATAAAAGCGATGCAACACAATCAGTTAGTAAATATGGTGTACATTTCAAAGTCTGAAGTCATCACGAAAAGGTGTATCCAGAAACAGGCAAAGCGTACTTTTATTCTCGATAATGTTCTTGTTATTGTTTCAGTTGTTTATAAAGAGCGAGGGATCATTTAA
- a CDS encoding enoyl-CoA hydratase-related protein: MKPVLFEKKGVKAYITFNRPEAMNSMTPEGFQLLAEYFKEAQADDNIRVIILTGAGDKAFCSGADLKKTIPLISDGQLDFGLLNDAVLKNVPIWKPIIAAVNGYCLAGGTEILQATDIRIASEDAIFGLPEPKWSIMAAAGSLVRLARQIPYCQAMEILLTGEQLTAEKAEKIGLINKVVPKEELMNEVERYADIICQNGPLAIQNTKKAVIGLLNLPIEEAFHKEISYAKEVFESSDAKEGVAAFAEKREPQFRGS; the protein is encoded by the coding sequence ATGAAACCTGTCTTATTTGAGAAAAAAGGTGTTAAAGCATATATTACGTTTAACCGACCTGAAGCGATGAATTCAATGACACCAGAGGGTTTTCAATTACTTGCAGAATACTTCAAAGAGGCTCAAGCAGACGATAATATAAGAGTCATAATTTTAACAGGTGCAGGGGACAAGGCTTTTTGCTCTGGGGCGGATTTAAAAAAGACTATTCCGCTTATATCTGATGGGCAACTAGATTTCGGGTTGTTAAACGATGCTGTTCTAAAAAACGTGCCAATCTGGAAACCAATCATTGCAGCCGTAAACGGTTATTGTTTAGCTGGGGGGACTGAAATTTTACAGGCTACAGATATTCGTATTGCAAGTGAAGATGCAATATTTGGGTTACCAGAGCCAAAATGGTCGATTATGGCTGCAGCGGGATCCCTTGTTCGTTTAGCTAGACAAATACCATATTGCCAAGCTATGGAAATATTGTTGACTGGGGAACAACTTACAGCAGAGAAAGCTGAAAAAATTGGTCTTATCAATAAAGTAGTCCCTAAAGAAGAGTTAATGAATGAAGTAGAAAGATATGCTGATATTATTTGTCAGAATGGTCCACTAGCAATTCAAAACACAAAAAAAGCAGTAATTGGATTACTAAATTTACCCATAGAAGAGGCCTTCCATAAAGAAATTTCGTATGCTAAAGAGGTTTTTGAAAGTTCGGATGCAAAAGAAGGTGTTGCGGCATTTGCAGAAAAAAGGGAGCCGCAATTTAGAGGATCATAA